TTTTTTACGATGATATCGCTCCGGGAAAAACACCACCAGTAGATATCGAGCGATCTTTTTTCTATTTCATCGCATATCCGTATCACCCGTTCCGGATTCATGGTGAAATTGTCATCCATAAAACAGACCGCGCCGAACCGGTGGCGATGAACAATCTCTTCTATTTCACGGGTGATATTCTCCGGGCCGCGGGTGCGCCAGACGGTCCCGGAAAAAACCGAGGAAGAACAGAAATCGCAATTGTGGGGACACCCCCTGCTGGTCACCATCGATGTGATATGACGCCCCCCCAGGGTGAGCCGTCGATAGGAATCCATGCCCATGATCTCCCGGTCCGGAAACGGCAGGGCATCGAGGTGTTCCGGGGGGGGGCGGTCCGAATTATGGATGATTTTGCCGTTTTTCACGGTACTGATGCCCAAAATGCCTTCACAATCATCTCCCCGATCCAGGGCGGACAACAGATCCCCAAAGCTCTCCTCGCCCTCACCCCTGATCACGTCATGACAGACGCCGCCGGCAAGGAGGTCATCCGCGACAAACGTTGCGTGAGGGCCGCCCAACACCACCCGCGCCCCGGCCCTCATCGCCTCACCCGCCGCCTCCAGCGCCCGATGATAACGGGAGGTATCCATGGTGACGCCCACCAGGTCGTATCGGGAAAGACCTTCGAGCCCCTTCCCACCGGTGACGTTCAAATCGAGGATGGTCACCTCGTGGCCCATATTCCCGGCCACCGCCGCCAGGTACCCAAGACCCAGCGGGGGGAGGATGAATCCGAGCCGATGGTATACATCCGGCATGAACGGATATACCAGCAGAATTTTCATTGTGTACCCCCCCGTTCGCGCTCCTCCGACGGTGCTTCCTTATCGCGCCGTCCTTCGATGACGGCCATCAGCGCTCCGGTGATGAACAGTGACGACACCAGACACAGCGTCACCCCCAGCACGGACACCATACCGATACTTGTCAATCCGCCGTATCGTGCGAACACCAGTGAGCCAAACCCGAGGACGGTGGTGACGCTCGTCATGATCACCGCCCTGCCGGAAAATACAAGGGCGTCGGTCATCTTTCCGTTTTTCTTTTCCATGAATCTGTGGAAGAGATGTATATTATCATCAATACCGATCCCCACGACCATGGGAGCAGCCACCACGTTGGCGAAATTGAGGGAAACGCCCAAAAGCTTCATACACCCGAGCATCCACACGACGCCGCATCCGAGGGAGAGCATACAGACACAGACGGTCCTGATATTGCGAAACTGTATCAGGAGGGCGAAAAAGACGCCGACGGCGGCGATTATGGTGGCCAGGATAAAATCTCTTGTGACGATTTTTCTGGTCTCCGCCAGCACCAAGGAGATGCTCGCCACCTCGACATCCGGCGCCGTCTTTTTGAGCCTCGCAACCAGCGTCCTGTCGATATCATCGGTCCATACGCCGCTCTGAGGATAGGCAAAAAGCGTCACCCGCCATGTGTCGCCGTCTCTCCCGATATATTTTTGGATATACTCCATGCCGGGCGTACCCTCGAGATCGGTGATCGTAATCGGCGCCACCCCGCCGTCCGCGAACACCTGAAGCTCCTCCTCGAAATCAGAAAAAGCCGCCTCCGAGAAGCCGAGCCGATCCCTGCTCGTCTTGAAATCTTCAAGGACGGCATCAAGATGAAGGCCGTCGGTTCGGGAGAGATTTTCCCGCTGCCGTTTTACCGACGGCAGCCATGCCTCGGGACCTTCAACCGAAGACACCTCCACATAGTCAAGAAGAATCGACCGCGCCCCCTCCGACGCAACAAGGGCTGTCTCCAGGTCGTTTTCTGTTACGGTTACGATGATCTCCGAGGACGATCCCGAGAAAATCTCCCAGATGTTTTCCTGGGTTGTGAAAATCGCGCCGTCATCCGGTCGAAGCTCGTCCATATTCGTGCTGAACCCGACACCCAGGGCGCACCAGCCCATGAAAGCCGTCAGCACGGCCGCAGCGCACAGGATGACGCCCCTGTGTTTCTGTATAAACGGGGCGAGCCGCTCCATGCCGAACAGGGGGACGGACATTTCTTTCGCAGGCAACTTGTATATCTTTCGCGCCCGGACGATCAGCGCCGGCAGCACCGTGAAGGTCGTCAGCAGGGTCATCAGGATGCCCACGCCCCCGAGAACCCCCAGCTCGCTCAATCCCTTGAAACGGGTGAAGGCCATGCCGAAAAAGGCAATGGACGTGGTGACGGCGCCGGTGGAGATCCCCACACCGGTCTGGGAGAGGGCCGTCGTCAGGGCATGCTGGAGGGGCAGTCCCTTGGCCTCCTCCTCCACGAGCCGGTTGTAGAAATGTATGGAGAAATCTATCCCAAGTCCCACAAGAATCGCGCCGAACGCGGCGGTGACCATATTCAAATGCCCCATCGTCCAGCCGGCGAATCCCAGGGTCCAGAAGATTCCCAGGCCCAGGGAGGTGCCCACGAAGAGGAGAAAGCGAAGCCGTCGGAATATCAGGTAAAAACAGGCGAGCACCAGTATCATGGACGTGATCATGGTGGCGATGAGGTCACGTTTGATGGTTCTGGCGTCGTTGACGGCGATGACATACCCCCCGGCGTAGGAGACCGTCACCTCGGTATGCCCCATGGCGGTTGCGGCCTCTATCGACGCTCGATCCATCTCCGAAAGCAGCCGCTCTCCGAAGAGGGTATCCTGGGGCGGGCCGTTCGGCCGCACCAGCATCAAGAGGTGTTTGTGATCGGATGAGAGAAAGTACCCCGAGGATGTATCCATACGGAATCCGCCCTCGCCGGACATGAAACGCTTTTCCATCACGGATAGAAATCCAAGGGGGTCTTTCGTTATCAGCAGCCCGCCCGCGCCGGAGGAGGCGGGCGTCACAAGGAGCATCCTGGCGGCCGTCAAGGCCTTATCGATATTCTCGCGAGTGAGCCTTTCCTCGATCTCAATAAAATCGCTTTCCGTGAGAAAGAGAAATATCCTCGGCAGGTAAAATGAGAGGAAGAAGGTTCTATCAGTCTCTTCGATGCGGTAGCGAATCTCACCGACCATGCCGGTCTGTTCGATGCGGGATGCAAACTCATCGGAGAACGCCGTCAGCGTCCCCACATCCTCGCCTGTGCACATCACGACCAGATAGTCCAGGGTTCCCATCCGCTCCATCGAGGCCACGTAATCGCCCACAGCCTCGTTTCCCTCGGGCAGCATGGACGCCACGTTCGATACCATGCCGAGTCGAAACACACCGAAGAGAGACAGGACGCTCACGAGCGCGGCCAAAAGCAGCACGGGTATATCATATCGGTACACCGTTTGGGCCAGAAATTTCAGCAGGCGCTCTCTCATAATACCCTCATGGGAAATAATATACCGTGAACAACTCACACAATCCAAAAAACAGACGGTTCACGGCACACCATGCCCCGGACCGTCATACGTCATGCACTTTCTTTTTAAAAAATGTCTATGCCTCGGCACTCACCACCCGGTTCAACTCACGGAGTATCTCATGTACATCCAGATCGTGGGCCTTCAGCCCCTCCTCCAGGCTCTCAAACGAGGCGGCCATGCAGTGAAGGCACCCAAGACGATACTTTTCAAGCACCTCAACGGCAGCGGGGTAGTCTTGAATGATTTCCTGTATAGACATATCACCGGTAATCATGACTCACTCCCTTTTTTTTGTTACTATAACACAAAACGGACACCGGGACAATTTCCGGGAACAATTTATCCAACAATTCTGTCCTACAAAAAAAACGAAAGGACGTCATATGAAATTAAAATATGCCATTATTACACTGTGTATCTGTCTCTGTGCGGCGGGGACGGCTTTCGCCGACGGTATCATCATCATCGACCCGCCCCCCCACCCTTCCCGTCCCGTCGTTCCCCTGGAGGTGAAATCCCATCTCGTGCACACCACCATCACCGACCAGGTCTCCGTAACCCACGTTGACGAGGTATTCTACAACCCCAACGATATGGAGCTTGAGGGAACGTTTCTCTTTCCGATCCCCGAGGGGGCGTCGATCACCGATTTTGTCCTCTACATCGACGGGAAACCGGTATCCGGCGAAGTCCTCCCGGCGTCCGATGCGAGGAAGATATACGAAGACATCGTGCGCACCATGAAGGACCCGGCGCTTTTGGAATACGCACACCGAAACCTCTTCACCCTCAAGGTCTACCCGATCCCGGCCAACGGTACGCGACGCATTGAGCTGACGTATACCGAGACCCTCGCCGCAGACTTCGGCATGATCTCTTATAACTATCCCCTGAACACGGAGAAGTATTCCTCCGCCCCCATCGACGACGTATCGGTGGATGTGACCATCTCATCGTCGTCCCCCATCAGGAGCGTCTATTGCCCCAGCCATGACGCCGACATCATCAGAAAGAATAACGGCGATGTCATCGTTTCCTACGAGGACACCCGGGTGCTGCCCGACAAGGACTTTCTCGTCTATTACAGCACGGGGGGGGACTCCCTTGACGCGTCGCTGCTGACCTATAAAGAACGGCGTGAGGACGGATATTTCCTCTTAATCGTCACTCCCGAAACCGAAGCGGAGCACACACAGCATCTTCCGAAGGATGTCACCTTCGTGCTGGACACTTCGGGGAGCATGAAGGGAGACAAGCTCATCCAGGCGAAGAACGCGCTCGAATTCTGCATCGATTCTCTCAATGCCGAGGACCGATTCAACGTCATCCGCTTTTCAACGGATATCCAGCGGTTCACTCCGTCACTGGTTTCGGCCGATCGAGAGAACAGGTCGGACGCCCTCGATTTCGTCGATGAAATGGTGGCCCGGGGCGGCACGAATATACACGACGCCCTTATCAACGCCATCGATGACGGAGAGGATACACACCGCCCCCACATGATCGTTTTCATCACCGACGGTGAGCCGACAGTCGGTGAGACCGACAATGAAAAAATCATCAAAAGCGTCACCGGGGCGAACGACGGTGCATCCCGGATATTCGTCTTCGGCGTGGGCGAGGATATCAACACACACCTCTTGGATAAGATTTCTCAAAAAAATCACGGCGCGTCCGACTATGTGACCCCAACCGAGGACATTGAGGTCGTCGTTTCCAATTTCTTCACCCGGGTCTCAAGCCCCGTCCTGAGTGATGTAACGATCGACGTCACCGGGGTATCCATCTCGGACATCTATCCCCAGACGATGCCGGACCTCTTCGCCGGGATGCAGCTCATCGTCGCCGGACGCTACAGCGGCGGGGGAGGCGCCACTATCATCCTGAAGGGACGCATGGAAGAAAAGGACGAGGTCTTTGAATTCCCGGTGACGTTCGAGGGAGAAGACGACGCGTATAACTTCATCCCCCGGATCTGGGCGACCAGGAAGATCGCCTATCTCCTGGATGAGATTCGCCTCAACGGGGAACAGAGCGAGCTGGTTGAGGAGGTAACGGAGCTGGCCAAGGAATACGGCATCGTGACGCCGTATACCAGCTTCCTCGTAACCGAGGACAAGCGGCAGGGTTTTGAACACTTCGCCCCCGGCGCGGACGAATCCGAAATGGACATGATGACGGCCCCCGGCATGCTGACCGAAGAGCGGGGCGGCTTCGCACTAAAATCCGCGGAAAAGATGAAATCCCTCAAGGAGACGAACACGGTTGCGGATTCCGGTCTTATGAGCATCAAACAGGTAGGCGATCGGACGTTCTTTTTCAGGGACGATATCTGGATCGATTCACGATACGACGAGGGAGCGGGCACAACCGACCTGAAGTTCGACAGCGACCGCTACTGGGATTTTCTCTCCGACCACCCGGACGCCGGCAAATACCTGGCCCTGGGAGAGAGCGTGATTTTCGAGTACGACGGGAGCTGGTACCGCGTCAGATAACAGCATCGGCGGAAAAATTCCTTTAGACACATACGAACCGGCGGACGGCAGATGCCGTCCGCCGGTTTTTCATCGCATCAGGAGCACGAGTTTTCTGAGCACCTCGTAGATCTCCACCTTTTCCTCAAGGGAGAGTCCCCGCAGCTCATCGAAAAGCTTGATACGATATCCGGAGGGAGACGCCTTGATGATCTGTTCGCCGGTAATCGTCAAAGACACCATCACCCTCCGGGCGTCCCGGGCGTCCTTCTCTTTCGTGACAAATCCCTTCCGCGCCAGTCGATTCACATACCCCTCGATGGTGGTGATGTGAAGCCTGGTCAGCGTCGCCAACTCACCCAAAGAAAGGTTCGGATTTTCTCCGACGGCCCGAAGGATTTCCAACTGTGACGCCGTGACGTCATACCCCTCCTCGAGGAGTCGTCTCGTATATTCCTTTCGTATGCCGTCGAAATCATCCAGCAGGCGGGAAATGAGATAGTAGATGTTGTCTTCGGTAATGTCCATGACGGTAAATATTAGGCATGCATAGTAATATCACCGCACACCGTCCGCTAAAACCCCCGAACATAGTCGTACAGGTCTCGGAGGTAATTGTCCGGCATGGAATACCGGGGCATATCCATGCTCATATCCGTGCTGTTCGGTTTGATGCCTATTCTCACGATATCCGAAAACTTCTCATACGACACCGGGCCGCCGTTTTTTACCAGCCTCACGATGTTCGGAGGGGGAATATCCACATCCTCCACGTCTTTTTTCCCCTTTCCGTTCTCACCGTGACAGGACGCGCACCCATGCTCCTCGTATATCAACCACATGGGACCGCCCTGAAACGGTATCATCTTTCCGTCGACGTCCTTCCCGTAGGTGTAGATATTCAGTCCGTTTATCGGGTCGGCCTTGTAGTTGTATGTCTCATCGGTCACCCGCACCGTTTCTTTCGCCCGCCGTTCCTGTACGGCGGACCACAGCAGCATGACGATAAGCATCGACAGCAGCATAAGAAGCATGGCTATCTGGCGTCTGTATCCCATCGTACAAGATCCGTACCGCTCATCGCCGTTCTGACGGCCTTCAAGAGGAGCGGAAAACATGCGGCGGAAGCACCCAGGGTATTTCCGGAGTCAAGATACCCGTCTTCGCCGTCGAAATCACTAACCGTGCCGCCGGCCTCCAGAACGATGAGGCTTCCCGCGGCGACATCCCAGGAACTCAGCCCCAACTCCCAGAACCCGTCCACCCTGCCCATTGCAGTATAACACAAATCCAGCGCAGCGGCGCCCATTCGTCGTATTCCCCCGGTTATATCGGTAACCGCTCGGAAGGATTTCAGATATGTATCCATATACCGGCGATTCCTGAAGGGGAAGCCGGTGGCGATCACCGATCGAGAGCGGTCATAACTCCGATTGACGGAGACGGGACGACCGTTGAGAAACGCCCCGCCCCCCCTCGCCGCCGTAAAGAGCTCGTCCCGACAGGGATCATACACCGCTCCCGCACAGATGACACCCTCCTCCATGAATCCGATCGACACGCAGTAGTGGGAGATATCATGTACGTAGTTTGCGGTGCCGTCGAGGGGATCGATAAACCAGCGGCGCGCATTGTTCCTTCCCCGGACGCCCGATTCCTCGGCCACTATGGAATCCTCAGAGAATACGCTCGTGATGCACTCGGTCACGAGCCGCTCAGACTCCCTATCCGCCTCGGTCACAAAATCCCCGATCCCCTTTTCATCCACCTGAAGATCGCCGGCGTCACAGCGTCTTTTCAGGAGATATTCCCCCGCCGTCCGGACGGCACTCACCGCAACGGTCAATTCCCGTTCAAAATTCTTTCCCATGCGTCCTCCGGCCGATTACATCGCCGTTGCGATTCTTGCTTGCAAATACCGTCCGGTTCGC
The genomic region above belongs to Candidatus Zymogenaceae bacterium and contains:
- a CDS encoding MarR family transcriptional regulator, which produces MDITEDNIYYLISRLLDDFDGIRKEYTRRLLEEGYDVTASQLEILRAVGENPNLSLGELATLTRLHITTIEGYVNRLARKGFVTKEKDARDARRVMVSLTITGEQIIKASPSGYRIKLFDELRGLSLEEKVEIYEVLRKLVLLMR
- a CDS encoding MMPL family transporter codes for the protein MRERLLKFLAQTVYRYDIPVLLLAALVSVLSLFGVFRLGMVSNVASMLPEGNEAVGDYVASMERMGTLDYLVVMCTGEDVGTLTAFSDEFASRIEQTGMVGEIRYRIEETDRTFFLSFYLPRIFLFLTESDFIEIEERLTRENIDKALTAARMLLVTPASSGAGGLLITKDPLGFLSVMEKRFMSGEGGFRMDTSSGYFLSSDHKHLLMLVRPNGPPQDTLFGERLLSEMDRASIEAATAMGHTEVTVSYAGGYVIAVNDARTIKRDLIATMITSMILVLACFYLIFRRLRFLLFVGTSLGLGIFWTLGFAGWTMGHLNMVTAAFGAILVGLGIDFSIHFYNRLVEEEAKGLPLQHALTTALSQTGVGISTGAVTTSIAFFGMAFTRFKGLSELGVLGGVGILMTLLTTFTVLPALIVRARKIYKLPAKEMSVPLFGMERLAPFIQKHRGVILCAAAVLTAFMGWCALGVGFSTNMDELRPDDGAIFTTQENIWEIFSGSSSEIIVTVTENDLETALVASEGARSILLDYVEVSSVEGPEAWLPSVKRQRENLSRTDGLHLDAVLEDFKTSRDRLGFSEAAFSDFEEELQVFADGGVAPITITDLEGTPGMEYIQKYIGRDGDTWRVTLFAYPQSGVWTDDIDRTLVARLKKTAPDVEVASISLVLAETRKIVTRDFILATIIAAVGVFFALLIQFRNIRTVCVCMLSLGCGVVWMLGCMKLLGVSLNFANVVAAPMVVGIGIDDNIHLFHRFMEKKNGKMTDALVFSGRAVIMTSVTTVLGFGSLVFARYGGLTSIGMVSVLGVTLCLVSSLFITGALMAVIEGRRDKEAPSEERERGGTQ
- a CDS encoding DUF1858 domain-containing protein, which encodes MITGDMSIQEIIQDYPAAVEVLEKYRLGCLHCMAASFESLEEGLKAHDLDVHEILRELNRVVSAEA
- a CDS encoding VWA domain-containing protein, which gives rise to MKLKYAIITLCICLCAAGTAFADGIIIIDPPPHPSRPVVPLEVKSHLVHTTITDQVSVTHVDEVFYNPNDMELEGTFLFPIPEGASITDFVLYIDGKPVSGEVLPASDARKIYEDIVRTMKDPALLEYAHRNLFTLKVYPIPANGTRRIELTYTETLAADFGMISYNYPLNTEKYSSAPIDDVSVDVTISSSSPIRSVYCPSHDADIIRKNNGDVIVSYEDTRVLPDKDFLVYYSTGGDSLDASLLTYKERREDGYFLLIVTPETEAEHTQHLPKDVTFVLDTSGSMKGDKLIQAKNALEFCIDSLNAEDRFNVIRFSTDIQRFTPSLVSADRENRSDALDFVDEMVARGGTNIHDALINAIDDGEDTHRPHMIVFITDGEPTVGETDNEKIIKSVTGANDGASRIFVFGVGEDINTHLLDKISQKNHGASDYVTPTEDIEVVVSNFFTRVSSPVLSDVTIDVTGVSISDIYPQTMPDLFAGMQLIVAGRYSGGGGATIILKGRMEEKDEVFEFPVTFEGEDDAYNFIPRIWATRKIAYLLDEIRLNGEQSELVEEVTELAKEYGIVTPYTSFLVTEDKRQGFEHFAPGADESEMDMMTAPGMLTEERGGFALKSAEKMKSLKETNTVADSGLMSIKQVGDRTFFFRDDIWIDSRYDEGAGTTDLKFDSDRYWDFLSDHPDAGKYLALGESVIFEYDGSWYRVR
- a CDS encoding B12-binding domain-containing radical SAM protein — encoded protein: MKILLVYPFMPDVYHRLGFILPPLGLGYLAAVAGNMGHEVTILDLNVTGGKGLEGLSRYDLVGVTMDTSRYHRALEAAGEAMRAGARVVLGGPHATFVADDLLAGGVCHDVIRGEGEESFGDLLSALDRGDDCEGILGISTVKNGKIIHNSDRPPPEHLDALPFPDREIMGMDSYRRLTLGGRHITSMVTSRGCPHNCDFCSSSVFSGTVWRTRGPENITREIEEIVHRHRFGAVCFMDDNFTMNPERVIRICDEIEKRSLDIYWWCFSRSDIIVKNETMVRRMAETGCRYVFMGIESASDETLKQFGKRSTTDKAARAVGLLKKYDIETMGSFIIGWPYETASMVKNTIRYSKQLGLGGAQYSILTPYPGTKLYREHGWRIFEDNWEKFDCLHAVMRLDYLTPGRTERLLKRAFFSFYFTLKRIFVALMSRFRSRGVGMGTIKKIWEFFWSK
- a CDS encoding c-type cytochrome — translated: MGYRRQIAMLLMLLSMLIVMLLWSAVQERRAKETVRVTDETYNYKADPINGLNIYTYGKDVDGKMIPFQGGPMWLIYEEHGCASCHGENGKGKKDVEDVDIPPPNIVRLVKNGGPVSYEKFSDIVRIGIKPNSTDMSMDMPRYSMPDNYLRDLYDYVRGF
- a CDS encoding inositol monophosphatase, which produces MGKNFERELTVAVSAVRTAGEYLLKRRCDAGDLQVDEKGIGDFVTEADRESERLVTECITSVFSEDSIVAEESGVRGRNNARRWFIDPLDGTANYVHDISHYCVSIGFMEEGVICAGAVYDPCRDELFTAARGGGAFLNGRPVSVNRSYDRSRSVIATGFPFRNRRYMDTYLKSFRAVTDITGGIRRMGAAALDLCYTAMGRVDGFWELGLSSWDVAAGSLIVLEAGGTVSDFDGEDGYLDSGNTLGASAACFPLLLKAVRTAMSGTDLVRWDTDAR